The window GTGGGATCGGGTGGGGAGAGGCTCCGGCGAAGGCGATTCTCCTGGGCGAACATGCCGTAGTGTACGGCCATCCAGCGCTAGCCGTGCCCCTCTCAGAGCTTCGCGCCCGGGCCGAGGCCCGCTTCGACCACTCGCTGGACGACGTCGTGGTTCGGGTGCCCGATCGGGGCCTGGCAGTCAGCCTGTCGCGTGACCCCCATAACCCGCTTACCCTGGCAGTGCGGTTGGCCGTCGAAGCGCTCCACGCCAGCCCTCGGAACCTGGAACTGCGGCTGGAGTCTAGCGTGCCGGTGGCCTCGGGACTAGGGAGCGGGGCCGCAGTCTCGGCCGCCCTGATGCGGGCGACCGCGTCGCTGTTCGGTATCTCGCTGGACCCGGCCCGGCTGTCGGAGCTGGTGTACGAGGTGGAGAAGGTGCATCATGGTACACCCAGCGGCATAGATAACACCGTGGTAGTGTATCGCCGGCCGGTGTTCTACCGGAAGGGCTCCCCGCCGGAGTTCCCTCTCCCGGGCACCGAGCTCACTTTGCTTCTGGCCGACACGGGCCAAGGTAGCCTCACCCGTGAGGCGGTCGGGGCTGTGCGGCGG of the Anaerolineae bacterium genome contains:
- the mvk gene encoding mevalonate kinase codes for the protein MAMRCGIGWGEAPAKAILLGEHAVVYGHPALAVPLSELRARAEARFDHSLDDVVVRVPDRGLAVSLSRDPHNPLTLAVRLAVEALHASPRNLELRLESSVPVASGLGSGAAVSAALMRATASLFGISLDPARLSELVYEVEKVHHGTPSGIDNTVVVYRRPVFYRKGSPPEFPLPGTELTLLLADTGQGSLTREAVGAVRRARAADPERIDSIMGEIGRLVEAARRALESGDAEELGRLFDCNHAALQRLGVSSPSLDTLVEAARKGGALGAKLTGAGKGGHALVLVTEESAGDVRAALEAAGAHRVTLCRVPRK